The following coding sequences lie in one Bordetella genomosp. 9 genomic window:
- the pcnB gene encoding polynucleotide adenylyltransferase PcnB, with translation MITETIKKFVARLFPTRGPQRIPRERHGIDRRNVSRHAIKVCEVLRQAGYEAYIVGGAVRDLIVGIEPKDFDVATNATPEEIRPLFRRARIIGRRFQLVHVVFGQEIIETSTFRALATADQETDEHGRILRDNVFGSQEEDAARRDFTLNALYYDPLTEEVIDYHNGVADLKKRVVRMIGDPLQRYREDPVRMLRAVRFAAKLNGTIDPATREPIRGMASLIENVPASRLFDEMLKLLTCGHAMDCLRQLRAEGLHHGVLPLLDVVLEQPQGEQFVELALERTDARVRAGKSISPSFLFASLLWQQVEVRWRELCKQGEHTIPALIQAADSVLDEQTEKLAIQRRFSADMREIWFMQPRFERRAGKTIYRMLEQPRFRAACDFLQLRAAAGEFDSVLAQWWMDLANADDITRAQMIDEVSRSPRAKGEDAPARRRRSRRRPNPAAMAQSHTE, from the coding sequence ATGATTACGGAAACCATAAAAAAATTCGTCGCCCGGTTGTTCCCAACGCGCGGCCCGCAGCGTATTCCCAGAGAGCGCCACGGCATCGATCGCCGCAACGTTTCGCGGCACGCCATCAAGGTGTGCGAGGTCCTGCGCCAGGCCGGCTATGAAGCCTATATCGTCGGCGGCGCCGTACGCGACCTGATCGTCGGGATCGAACCCAAGGATTTCGACGTCGCCACCAATGCGACGCCGGAAGAAATCCGGCCGCTGTTCCGGCGCGCCCGCATCATCGGCCGGCGCTTCCAGCTCGTGCACGTGGTGTTCGGACAGGAAATCATCGAAACGTCGACCTTCCGCGCGCTGGCGACCGCGGACCAGGAAACCGACGAGCATGGACGCATCCTGCGCGACAACGTGTTCGGCAGCCAGGAAGAAGACGCGGCCCGCCGCGACTTCACCCTGAACGCGCTGTACTACGATCCGCTCACCGAGGAAGTCATCGACTATCACAACGGCGTGGCGGACCTGAAGAAGCGGGTCGTGCGCATGATCGGCGACCCCTTGCAGCGGTACCGCGAAGATCCGGTCCGCATGCTGCGCGCGGTGCGGTTCGCCGCCAAGCTGAACGGCACCATCGATCCCGCCACGCGCGAGCCCATTCGGGGCATGGCAAGCCTGATCGAAAACGTGCCGGCCTCGCGCCTGTTCGACGAAATGCTCAAGCTGCTCACCTGCGGCCATGCGATGGACTGTCTGCGGCAGCTGCGCGCGGAGGGCCTGCACCACGGCGTGCTCCCGCTGCTGGACGTGGTGCTGGAACAACCCCAGGGCGAGCAGTTCGTCGAACTGGCGCTGGAACGCACCGACGCCCGCGTGCGCGCGGGCAAGTCGATCAGCCCGAGCTTCCTGTTCGCCTCGCTGCTGTGGCAGCAGGTGGAGGTGCGCTGGCGCGAGCTGTGCAAACAGGGCGAGCACACCATTCCCGCGCTGATCCAGGCCGCCGATTCGGTGCTGGACGAGCAGACCGAAAAACTGGCCATCCAGCGGCGGTTCTCGGCCGACATGCGCGAGATCTGGTTCATGCAGCCGCGCTTCGAGCGCCGCGCCGGCAAGACGATCTACCGCATGCTGGAACAGCCGCGTTTCCGCGCGGCCTGCGACTTCCTGCAACTGCGCGCGGCCGCCGGCGAGTTCGACAGCGTGCTGGCGCAATGGTGGATGGACCTGGCCAACGCCGACGACATCACCCGCGCGCAGATGATCGACGAAGTCTCGCGCTCGCCGCGCGCCAAGGGCGAAGACGCCCCGGCGCGCCGCCGTCGCTCGCGCCGCCGTCCCAATCCGGCGGCCATGGCGCAAAGCCACACGGAATAG
- the folK gene encoding 2-amino-4-hydroxy-6-hydroxymethyldihydropteridine diphosphokinase encodes MAATAYLGLGSNLGDSAAQLRAAVQELRATAGVLACETSPFYRSDPVDAAGPDFVNAVARIETTLEPLALLDALQAIELAHGRMRPYRNAPRTLDIDLLLYDALRLSSPRLTLPHPRMRERAFVLMPLRDLAPDLRLDGKTLDELLACCAGQSIERLPE; translated from the coding sequence GTGGCCGCCACCGCATACCTGGGCCTGGGCAGCAACCTGGGCGATAGCGCCGCCCAGCTGCGCGCGGCGGTGCAGGAACTGCGCGCCACCGCAGGCGTGCTCGCCTGCGAGACCTCGCCCTTCTACCGCTCGGATCCGGTGGATGCCGCCGGGCCGGATTTCGTCAATGCAGTCGCCCGCATTGAAACGACACTCGAGCCGCTCGCCCTGCTCGACGCGCTGCAAGCCATCGAGCTCGCGCATGGGCGTATGCGCCCGTACCGCAACGCGCCGCGCACGCTGGACATCGACCTGCTGCTCTACGACGCCCTGCGGCTGTCGTCTCCGCGCCTGACGCTGCCGCATCCGCGCATGCGCGAACGCGCCTTCGTGCTCATGCCGCTGCGCGATCTGGCGCCCGATCTGCGCCTGGACGGCAAGACGCTGGACGAACTGCTCG